A DNA window from Tachysurus fulvidraco isolate hzauxx_2018 chromosome 4, HZAU_PFXX_2.0, whole genome shotgun sequence contains the following coding sequences:
- the si:dkey-174i8.1 gene encoding arylsulfatase I — MDMTVVWNSGLPAFWVTFSCLSCLRLALPLYAELHTSPKAPATVKVPPHIIFVMVDDQGYSDVGYHGSDIHTPVLDQLAAEGVKLENYYVQPICSPSRSQLMTGRYQIHTGLQHSIIRSRQPVCLPLDMPTLPERLRQAGYSTHMVGKWHLGFCRPECLPTSRGFQSFLGSLTGSGDHFNFQSCDGAETCGFDLHDGERPAWELSGNYSTWLYAQRVKKILRTHDRRKPLFLYVALQAVHTPLQAPAHLLQRYASLGNSPRRHYAAMLSGVDEAVGEIVAEMRNRGYYHNSVLIYSSDNGGQPLSGGCNWPLRGGKGSYWEGGVRAVGFVHSPLLKMKSKISRALIHVSDWYPSLLYLAGTPEPDPQRLDGCNVWGAISQGLPCPRTEILFNIDPVSRRHGENASRLLLENGFGIWDTGVRAAIRVGDWKLLTGNVGNGDWFPPQILPGAPQQWQDMEKRQDQRGKSVWLFNISADPFERRDLTQARPEVVKLLLSRIAEYNRTAVPPRNPPDDPLADPQLHGGVWMPWLAKKESEGADRLGGANKRNWKLRFKTCKVCKLRALFRKVGTRLQRAAFYF, encoded by the exons ATGGATATGACCGTGGTCTGGAACTCGGGTTTGCCCGCTTTCTGGGTGACATTCAGCTGCCTCTCATGCCTGAGGCTGGCACTGCCACTCTATGCAGAGCTCCATACCTCCCCAAAAGCACCTGCCACGGTTAAAGTCCCTCCACATATCATCTTTGTGATGGTGGACGATCAGGGCTACAGTGATGTGGGCTACCATGGCTCGGATATCCACACACCGGTACTGGACCAGCTGGCTGCTGAAGGGGTGAAGCTGGAGAACTACTATGTCCAGCCAATCTGCTCACCCTCTCGTAGCCAGCTCATGACCGGAAG GTATCAAATTCACACGGGCCTTCAGCACTCCATCATCCGCTCACGTCAGCCCGTTTGTCTGCCCCTCGACATGCCCACACTGCCTGAAAGGCTGCGTCAGGCTGGCTACAGCACCCACATGGTAGGAAAGTGGCACCTGGGCTTCTGCCGGCCTGAATGTCTGCCCACTAGCCGAGGCTTTCAGAGCTTTCTGGGTTCACTGACTGGTAGTGGAGACCATTTTAATTTCCAGAGCTGTGACGGAGCAGAGACGTGTGGCTTTGACCTGCACGATGGAGAACGACCTGCCTGGGAGTTGAGTGGGAACTACTCCACATGGCTGTATGCACAGCG GGTGAAAAAAATCTTGAGGACACATGACCGACGAAAGCCTCTGTTCCTGTACGTGGCACTTCAGGCTGTTCACACTCCCTTACAAGCTCCTGCTCATCTCCTCCAGCGTTATGCTTCTCTTGGGAATTCGCCACGGCGCCATTATGCCGCCATGCTGAGTGGTGTGGATGAGGCTGTGGGTGAGATTGTGGCAGAGATGCGTAATCGAGGCTACTACCACAACTCCGTACTCATCTACTCTTCAGATAATGGAGGCCAGCCTCTGTCAGGCGGCTGCAACTGGCCCCTGCGTGGAGGAAAAGGTTCCTACTGGGAAGGAGGAGTACGAGCAGTGGGCTTCGTTCACAGCCCTCTGCTGAAGATGAAGAGTAAGATCAGTCGTGCGTTAATACATGTCTCAGATTGGTACCCATCATTGCTGTATCTGGCAGGAACTCCGGAGCCAGATCCTCAACGCTTAGATGGGTGTAATGTGTGGGGGGCCATCAGTCAGGGTCTACCTTGCCCTCGTACTGAAATCCTGTTTAACATCGACCCTGTTTCACGGCGTCATGGAGAGAACGCTAGCAGGCTGTTGTTAGAAAACGGCTTTGGGATCTGGGACACTGGAGTGCGTGCAGCAATCCGAGTGGGTGACTGGAAGCTCCTGACAGGCAATGTGGGAAATGGAGACTGGTTCCCCCCACAGATCCTGCCTGGAGCCCCACAGCAGTGGCAGGACATGGAGAAGAGACAGGATCAGCGTGGGAAGTCCGTGTGGCTCTTCAACATCAGCGCTGACCCGTTTGAGAGGCGCGATCTGACACAAGCTAGGCCTGAGGTGGTCAAGCTTCTGCTCTCGAGGATTGCAGAGTATAACCGCACTGCCGTTCCTCCGAGAAACCCTCCAGACGATCCATTGGCTGACCCCCAACTCCATGGAGGAGTGTGGATGCCATGGctagcaaagaaagaaagcgagggTGCTGACAGATTAGGAGGGGCAAATAAACGCAATTGGAAGCTTAGATTCAAAACCTGCAAAGTGTGCAAACTGAGAGCTCTGTTTAGAAAGGTGGGAACACGCCTACAAAGAGCGGCTTTCTACTTTTAG